Within the Mucilaginibacter sp. CSA2-8R genome, the region TCTGAGTTTAAACCTAATGCCGGCAGCAAAGGCAACACAATACCTGCTGCCGTAATGATTGCCACGGTTGACGATCCCTGTGCCGTTTTTAATAGTGATGTAATGATGAATGGAAAGAATAAACCTAACTGTGCCAGCGGCAGGGCTGCGCTTAAATGATCGCCTATTTTGGTAGCCGCTAGCACTGCCCCAAATGCGCCGCCTGCGCCTATAATTACCAGAATACCGCCAGCCTTTTCTGCGCCGTCCTGCAATAGTTTACCTACCTCCGCTTTATTCCAGTTACGGCGGCAGGTAAAAGCCAGCATAACGCCAACCGCTAAAGCCAAAACCGGGTCGCCCATAATTAATATATTCTTTAACAAACCGGTGGCGTTTGGCAAAAATGCTTTTGAAGCAATGAGAGCTATAGGAACAACAACTGGCATAAAGGCATTGAGCACAGCTGGTTGATTGTTAGAAGCCAGCTCTTCTTCTGGTTGATATTGTTCGGTAACAGTATATCTCTTGCCCATTTTTACCGCCCATATGTAACCTACCACCATCGCTGGCACAGCTACGATAAGCCCCAGCACCATTACCCGACCAAACCCGGCCCCAATAATTCCCACGGCAGCCGAGGCGCCGGGATGCGGCAGCATGAGGCAGTGTACTGAATATAGTCCTGTTGCCAGGCATACAGAGGTACTCACGATAGAGATACCGGTACGGCGCGCCATTGAATTGCTTAAACCGCTTAACACGATATAGCCCGAATCACAAAAAATAGGCAGGCCTACTATAAATCCGGTAAGACTCATGGCCAGGGCTGCGTGTTTGGGGCCCGTTAATTTAAAAAAGTAACCGGCCATCACCTGCGTACTACCGGTGTATTCTAACAGAACTCCCAAAGTAGTACCCAGTACAATAAGCAACCCTAATGATTTCATGATGTTACCAAAACCATCTTTCACCGCTGTTAACACCTCCGTTACCGGAAAACCTATACCTAACCCTACTACAAAACACGAAAGTACTAAAGCGAAAAACGCATGCACCCGGTATTTGGCGGTAAGCAGCACAATTAAGCCAATACCGGCAATAAGGCAAATTAAAGTATGTATAAACGAAACCTGCATGCCATCGATTATTGTTCTGTTACCTTAAAAAGAATTTATTTTGCTTCTTCCATCTGAACGGCCGAAACCACCGGGCCTGCTCCGGTATTAGAACTATTTAGCTTCAATTGATATCTGAACGTCTGCCCTTTATCTACACTCACTTCATAAACCGCCTGCGTTGCCGACCGAGAAATTAAACCCGGTTTAAGTGTTGTATAAGCCGAGCCCGATTTACCTATTAAAATTTGTGGCTCGGGGTACTGCTTGTTGTTAAAATGCCCTTCAATGGTTAACCTAAATTTGGAAGTATTAGTACTATTAATCATATCGGCCGAGGTGTACAGTTCATAACTATTTCGCCTGCCTATGCTACCTGCATCTGCTGCAATACGCGAATGCGGGCCAAAGCTGGGCACGGGCGAGGTATTCTCAATACTGAATGTGCCGCCACTGTTTCCCCAAAAAATAACTGATCCTATGCCATGGATGCCACCTGTCGGGTTTAAACTACCGTCGTACACATAAGCACCGGTATGGTTATAAACCAAAATATCCTGGTAGCCATCAGCGTTAAAATCCATCACTAAATCGGCACCGGCCGAGTATGATGGCAGGCGGACTTTCCCAGCATCAGTCGGGAAGCCGTCGGCATCAACGCCCATGATAAAAGTGGCTACCCTGCGCGATTCGTCGGCATGATAGTTACTGTTTACAAATTGAATTTTACCATCGCCATACAACTGCGCTACCGACCCTCCATTGGCGCCAAAGGTGTGAAAGCTACGCTTATTATTAAATGAGAAAGTGCCTTTGTTATTGATGAGTACGCATGCCTGGATATCATATACCTTGCTTTCGAAATTCTGAAAGTTTTGAGACAAAATATCCAGCCAGCCATCGTTATTAAAATCGGCCAGGCAGACACGCGGAATGAAATCGGGCGACTGCAACACAATGGGTTTTTGAAAGTGAAAACCACCCTGGTTATTGCCCAATAAAATTGAAATTTGGCTATACCCGCAGCTTACTACATCGAGCAGGCCATCATTGTTTACGTCGCCGGTTACAGCGGAGTAAGCCATATTATTAAAATCAAATAGTTCGACCTTGTAGGTATGATTACCTTGGCCAAATAACAAAGCGCCTTTACCACCGCTGATGGGTGTAACCGCCATATCTAATATACCATCCTTGTTGTAATCGGCTATGTTAACAGTATTACCTCTAAACGGAATCTCTACTTCGGTAATTTCTTTCTGTTGAGGGTAATTGTAAATGTCGTACCTAATGGCTACGCGATAACCATTGGTGCGCATGTATACCAAATCGGCATTACCGTTGTCGTCCATATCGGCAAAAGAGATATTGGTTTCTTGTGATGCCTCCGGAACGCGAATAAGGTTTTCGTGCCCGTATTTGCCGGCAGGGTTACCTTTATAAATATACATAGGCACACCATCAGGTGTTACGCCTTCGTTGCCGGGCCCGTCGTTAAGCCCCGCGTGTCTCGCAGTACCACTTATACCGTTAATTACGATGATATCTTTACGGCCGCTGCCCGTTAAATCTTCGGCCAGCACATAAGCCGCGCCAAAGCTTTGCAAATCGGTACGGTTTTCTTTAAAAAAGCCGTTAGCCGAGTTATGGTAAATAGCACTGCTGATATCTTCAGACTTATTGTCGCGATGCTGCGCAAATATG harbors:
- a CDS encoding GntP family permease, encoding MQVSFIHTLICLIAGIGLIVLLTAKYRVHAFFALVLSCFVVGLGIGFPVTEVLTAVKDGFGNIMKSLGLLIVLGTTLGVLLEYTGSTQVMAGYFFKLTGPKHAALAMSLTGFIVGLPIFCDSGYIVLSGLSNSMARRTGISIVSTSVCLATGLYSVHCLMLPHPGASAAVGIIGAGFGRVMVLGLIVAVPAMVVGYIWAVKMGKRYTVTEQYQPEEELASNNQPAVLNAFMPVVVPIALIASKAFLPNATGLLKNILIMGDPVLALAVGVMLAFTCRRNWNKAEVGKLLQDGAEKAGGILVIIGAGGAFGAVLAATKIGDHLSAALPLAQLGLFFPFIITSLLKTAQGSSTVAIITAAGIVLPLLPALGLNSERGHLLAVLSMGAGSMMISHANDAYFWVIAKFSGMEMQPMLRVYSVATVLMGFTAISMVYLLSKLIS
- a CDS encoding VCBS repeat-containing protein, which translates into the protein MKKGFLAFSVFCAGIINVWAQQPLFRHHTYADFIKGKFSDSGGNSYVSKDGKIQFINLFDFNADGYPEVVTNNDHNGYDTPDAMVYHNTKPNGLRSLTFPFAQDAPAYQSFDYMVESIKSITRLPAAGGGKAVVADINKDGYKDLVFANFIHGSTLLEMPSYIYWGGADGLNALRRSVLPADRSMGVAVGDVTGDGLPDIVTANPGREHTYGETPDYSYQTLGKRAGAREKTSYLFTQSDPGFAPGARTSINTQFAIDVKIADLKNDGQKSLLFLELGEPGGLRIIPVQNGKMGTPQILPVINVRFTPSWTKRLAPELLVKDLNGDGYVDVFVPCLGNKSEIFWSNKGAFSANNKTVIDAENAFSADAADLNKDGFADLVVASFYSYDGVDNKYSKDNFNFETNSYIWWGSKEGFNSSKKMALPTKGAVNVKIADVNNTGYADIIFAQHRDNKSEDISSAIYHNSANGFFKENRTDLQSFGAAYVLAEDLTGSGRKDIIVINGISGTARHAGLNDGPGNEGVTPDGVPMYIYKGNPAGKYGHENLIRVPEASQETNISFADMDDNGNADLVYMRTNGYRVAIRYDIYNYPQQKEITEVEIPFRGNTVNIADYNKDGILDMAVTPISGGKGALLFGQGNHTYKVELFDFNNMAYSAVTGDVNNDGLLDVVSCGYSQISILLGNNQGGFHFQKPIVLQSPDFIPRVCLADFNNDGWLDILSQNFQNFESKVYDIQACVLINNKGTFSFNNKRSFHTFGANGGSVAQLYGDGKIQFVNSNYHADESRRVATFIMGVDADGFPTDAGKVRLPSYSAGADLVMDFNADGYQDILVYNHTGAYVYDGSLNPTGGIHGIGSVIFWGNSGGTFSIENTSPVPSFGPHSRIAADAGSIGRRNSYELYTSADMINSTNTSKFRLTIEGHFNNKQYPEPQILIGKSGSAYTTLKPGLISRSATQAVYEVSVDKGQTFRYQLKLNSSNTGAGPVVSAVQMEEAK